A window of Daucus carota subsp. sativus chromosome 2, DH1 v3.0, whole genome shotgun sequence genomic DNA:
GAAATTCACCTACCAAATAGTGcatgaaaacaagaaaaagtcACATATTTTGGAACAACAATTCATTTCTAAAAAGGctattaaaatgggacagagggagtatatatataatcatttttaaaattttaaattttccccaaaatttttgtaaatttttaatattctacctgatttTCGACCCTATTAATCCAATTTTTGATCAATTAGTCAtcgatttaaccgaattttaatatattttttgtatttatatttttaataaatatcataaaagtgAGGACATGTGTATATACAGACATCAACATACtatgatttaaaatacaaataaatataaaaaaagataaataacgagatataacatatattgaaGAAAGTGATTTAAAgcaacccgtgctttgcacgggttaagaagctagttTTATTAAAATCAAGACGCGTGActgattaattatcaaaaggaGTTTAAGGCCTCATTTGTTAACATCTGAATGACACCAATCTGAACCATACCTCTTGTTCACACCGTTTGTTAAATTAACACAACTGGACGACACAAAAAAATTCTGGACCACAGAAAAAATTTGTCGTCAGTTGGATGGTCCAAGGGATGATTATGCAGTATACTGATGTTTTTTTTAGTAGAATACTGATGCTTTTTACTACTCCTTCGAGAGTTCTATATTAAAAACTATCAACTACCCactcttattttttattaattaaaaataaaaattaagaggTACGtataacaaattaatttaaaaacaagGAGACTAGTtaaaatgtttaattaaatgaaaaagtAAAAGTTTATTAacattctaataaattttaatatgttagtCGTATTTACAGTGTAatatactattaaaaaaatcataccgctaatcaaattttaaaaatcgatttggtcaaatattttttaagaattaatcaAAGATATATTTCgaaatatattttgttgtgtgaaaaaaaataatattcatatgtaTCTTTTTTTTCCATACCATTATTTATTACCTAAAATtaggtttaaaaattaaaaacaattattataTTAGAATATAGGAATAAACATAcaagatattattatatatattcattttaaatgAATTCATGAATAGTGtatcattataatataaatgtaaaataaaCAAGCATTTCATTCAgaaactaaaaaatttagttatcaAATGATACCAGGATCCAAATTATCAATCATCCAGAAAATTAACTGTTCAAAATTTAccgttcagatttaacaaatgacccctaatcTTTTGATTAACCCCTTTATAATcgatccaaaaaaaaaaaaacctttataaaatcataaaaattatgttttttactcGTATAAAAAAGTTGTAAGTGATATTTATAATACCCATTTAATTTGTTCATTGTTTTTGGCTGGGCCGTTTGTATAAAAGAATTAATAGTTAACTTCtttaatatatccaataaattGATTGTTCTCAATTTTGAAATATGACATTACGAATCGAAtcattttagaatataattctaatattttattattaaattaataatatttacaaataataaatattaaatattaaaaaaattgtctatgcatataaattaataattatttaataaaatcaccTAGCTTCTCCATCgactaataaataatttttataagtcatGTAACGGAAGAATGATCTTTCACTGTAGACTTCTCTGGTTTATGATCATTAGGTGTTTTCCCAATGTTCGAATACGTGAAGGGTGAAAGATGAACCACGGTCAATTTTCTGAAATGTGCGtctgcagaatttaaatactttcataaaatttaCAATATACAGCATAGGAGAAAAAATAAAAGCAATCGAATAAAACATGCATACATCCAGGAAATTTGACATAGTACGAAATATGCAAGAGCATGGCATGCCCGGGATAAATGTATACAATAACTTTGTCCcagaattttttaatttttttgtgaaaaatgGAGCTATTGTTCTGAAATGCAGTTTCCAAACAAATTTTATGCACACAAACGAAAGCAATCAAATCTCAATAAGGTTACTCTATAAGAAAGCAATCAAACCAGAAATCTCAAACAGTTACTCTATCTTTCTTGTTCTCCTGTTGATACCACAGGCATGCAGTTATGATGCTGTCTGTTCTTTATTAGAGGTCGCCTCTTGGTCAGTTGCTCCATAAGACAACTTCCTGCCTTTTATAGTTCCCTTGCCATTAGGTGAAATGGACTTAACTGAAGGCATTAGTTTCATCGTTGGCGATTTCTGAATTTTACCATTCTTGCTTGATTGCCTGTTCAGTGCTTTTTTAGGACTTGGTTGAACAAGGGCTCTGCTTTCCCATGGTCGAGCTGCAATCCAGCGTTCTGTCAAGCTCCAACCCCATATAGCTTTGCCAATTTCAGAATTATTTGAATCAGAATTTGAAGTGGCCCTCCACTGCAACCATATGGCGTCTATATACTTAGTCCTTCCACTACCGGTgatttaaaaaatgatgaaactGATTGATTATGACGGCTTACCTGATGAGAGAAAGCATAAGCCATTGTTCGCTCACGCTTGACTGATGCTGCTTCCCTTAAATGAATCTTTCCAAGTGATTCCTCCATTGTTTCAGTCCCCCCACTCCATTCCACCTGCATGAATCAATTCATGCATATCTACTGAGAATGGTACTAAGCGGGATACATCCATAAGAATACACAAACTACAAGGGCATCGAGTTCTGTTATGTCAGATACATTGAATTGGATATATAATCTAGTTTCACATGAGAGCATGGTAGATGATCGCTAACAGTGTATAGCCACACGAACATACTTGGATGTCAAAACAAGTTGGCTGGTAGAATCAGCATTTACACATATGAGGTGTGATCTAGAAGTTTTCCAGGTAAGATGAGCAAAACTGGCTACACAGGTACAGAGTTGGACTTACCTCTAGGCCATGAAGCTTTGAGTCGAGCTTTAGTTGACTTTCCATTTTCTTCTGCCTGATTCGAGCTTCAGTTGCCATACTTACTCTACGTGCTCTAATTTCAGATTGTATCCTACTCCATGTGTGAAGGTGTCCCAGTGTAATTGAAGCTTGCTTACTTGCAGAACTTCCTAGAGTCAAGGTACGCAACCTTGCAGTCCCTTTCAAATGCCGAAGTACTTTTCTTGCCTGCCATAAGATAATGAAGTTTCTGTTGTATTAGGAACTACTCAACTACGAAATTCAAGACCAAAATCCCACAGAAGCAGTGATATTTATTTGGACATAGTGATCAATCTTTTAAAAAGCAAGCTGAAATACATAGAGATACAAAAGCAAAACCAAAACCATAACAGCAAGATGGTACTACTAGCGCTAATATCACCTTGTATGCTCGAAATGCATTTTGGATTCTGATTGCTGCTATATCCTCAACTGTTATAGCAAGGGGAACAAGATTCTTATCATTATAAGTGATCTCTTCCTGGGAAGAGATATCCTCATTCATTCCATCTATACTTTTAGGAGCCGAATGTACCTGCATTAGagcaaaatgaaaaataaacaaaatataaaaacgaATCAAATATCTTATGATAGAAGAATCGGCTGGGAACAGAAGCACAAAAGTGGATATGCAGAGCTACCTTTATGAATTTTTCCTTGCtattcttttctttcttggagCTGATTATCTTCGTGAGCCAACCTCCAGCACCCATTGGCAATAAATTAATCTCTATAACTTTCCTGCACATTAATTTGTATGATGTAAGACTGCATATATCCAGGGCCGACCAGGCGACCGTCTAGGGCACTACTACACAGGGGCACCAAAAAATCTATGCATATGTAGTATATAACGATAAATTCATACATTTATATGCATTTGAATTGACTGTGTTATTAATCTTAAAACATTGTTTTTGATCATGCCAAtgtataatttgaatttatgtaaatttttccATTATGATCACGAAAAATAGAGGCACCATTTTCAAAATTCGTCTAGCGCACCCGAATCTGTAGGCCCTGCATATATCAGAACCCTTCCTGGAACATTAAAATCTGTTGATGCCTGAGTTATGGCCTTTAGCATGGTCATTTTTAAtacaaaaacaacaaaataaatacaacaaTGAAACAATACACACATTATGAAGGAttaaaaaaaagcaaaaaataaAGACGGTGGCATACCAGGGAAAAACACTTCTCAGCAATTATCTTGGCCTTTTCAATATAATAGATAAATCCACTTAAAATCATGAAAAAGAGAAGAAACACAACAAATGAAATGTTGAATTTGTGGTACTAGTAGAGTTAGAAGTGGAAGACAAGTTATAGTAGAAGAAGCTGAACAGGAACAAAAGGTGGGAATACAATATTGATATTCACCATGGCCCATGCACTATATTCACCTAATCACCTGCAATTTTGTAGTCTAGATGGGGTCACACTTTAGAGTCCAAACAAAAAGTATTATACAGAAACACGCTTTTTAACTCTATAAAAAGCGTAATCAAAGGCCTCAAACCACCGTACAGCTCATAGTAAACTTTGTTTTTATTCACGAAATAGTAGGCCACAACAAAcagataatgaaaattttacGATTATGATGGCTCGCTTTCATGAATGGTTGTATCTACAAGACTACAACCTCAAAATTAATCATTACTACAGGCATCAATATGAGTAGAAGTTTTACATGATTGGTTATtggtataataattatttattgttgcaagatgaaacaaaaaaaaaggaaaattattAGGGTTGGTAGTAACAGCCTAACAGGTTGGACTGGCGAAATTTTGTGTTAGACTAAACGGTGATTAATTGGTCAGGGGACCTATCATGTTTTTGGTTGAGTTAGaatgaatatatttaatttaaaaatttaattattaacttgaattaattaaaaatatgaaataaaataattattataaatatattttttattattgatttaattttatattaaatatttatatttaattatttaaagaaaaattaatattagagACAAAGTTCATTCTCATATCGGTCTCATACCCACATATTTCttgaatatcaaaaatatatatgtttgggctttgtagggttaaaaatggggtagGGAAGTGGGGAATCCACACACAACCCGCCCGTATGGGGCAGATTcgccccgctaatatggggaatggggtaGTGATGGAGAATGATTTTCTGTcccgccaaaatatggggcaaatatggtatttgttgaatccccgcggggTTCGCCGCACcgccccgcatatatttaatataaataaataattatatttaatataatataattattatatttaatattattattttataatacacaaaattataattttacaatgtataacatgtctctttgatttctattatatttagttttttgcttttaatatacatgtctcgtatatttttattaaattctggaAAAAAAATTGCTAAATTTTAAggtaattatttaaaatgtaatATTATAGCAGCGGGGCGGGGGTggggcgaaattatattaaatccccggGGCGGagatggggattaaaaataaatccccaTGGAGAATAGAGCGGGGATGGggcaagaaaaatatatatggacGGGGCTGGAAAATGAAATCCCCGCTCCATTTTTAACCTAGGGCTTTGATAAATaagtttcaaaacttattttattCGACCAAACACCAATGCAATGAGGAGAAGTTATGATAAAAGGACGGGTCCCGAAGAAGACGACCAGATGTGAAAAACGGATGTgtgaagaaattttttttgaaggTATTTCGagatagaaaagagaaaaaTGATTTAATGATTTAAAAATTATGGTTCAAGAGAAAGTAACAAAATTTATGAGACATTACAGTGGATGTGTGTTGAATCACTAATCAGTATCTCAATTTCTATTCAAACATCCATattctaataaatatttatcatcCGAGATAAAAGTGGGAAAGAAATACGTTGAGAAACAACGAATGTGTAGAACTTTTAAACGATATAAAAGCAAGTTCAAtgatgatgttaaaatagatatagatattgttataatttgaaaccaaaaaaTGGTTTTTGGTGCTAAATTAGAACTTATAGTCCAATGATAAATGCAAAATAGAACCAAACATATCCAAATAAAGTTATATTCTAATTACATAATCttaaaatacataattatatttgtcactattactttattaatgtattttgttaCTTGCATGTTTACGTGGCAGTTATAGCACCATCTATACTTGAACCTATATTTAacaccaagtatagcattttgctattttacattcaagtttagcatctcattggagttgagttttttgcttgggtgctatattatagcaataacaCCTACTTTAACACCAccgttggacttgctctaatattgatttttcatgTCTATCAATATGAAACCTaaatcaaacatatatattatgattCTTTACTTCATGAGTTATTCCAAaaccaaaatttattaataaaaattctcGTCTCTGTAAAATACTCCCGCAATCGAGGGCTTCCAAATATTTAGCGTTAGTTTACGTGtatcactaaaattatagagCTCATCGCCAGTTCCGGGGTTCGTTTGATTCGAGGAGCGGTTTTGATTTGGATCAGAAAGTGTGACATGAGTTAAGGTATCAAGTCTCATATCATATGTTTGGTTAAGTGTTGGATGATTctgtttaattttaaatattattatgttattgattaaattattttgttttattagatgaagattataaatatttttttattaataatatttgtttgtacatataattttctttttgttaatattttttcgagaaacaaaaaaaactacATTAATAATGATATTCATACCACCATCTCATGTTCATAACTCCAACCAAACGCGAAACTTGAGTTCATAGCTATTAGCTAATTCATAATACCGCCGCCACCCCTGAATATCAACCAGCAAATAATGAAAGCGATCGGCCCTTGAAATAATTTACAAAGGGGGGCATCGGCGAGAAGCTGCTTGGTGCCTGGACTCCTGATTCTCGAAAACctgatatttttttcttaaattccaGCCCACCAGACCCATAGGCCATAGTTATGCTAAATAAAAGCTATTTCTCAAAaatactaattataaattattattattattttaaattattataataaagtacataattttaatatgatgataaatgacataaataaattttacaagattcaatatatataacCGGCACGATTTGATTATAACATGGATAAAAGTTTGGTCCAATTATATTGTTGATATTTATTAGAATTTAAGCAAATCTTGGACCCATCACAATTAATGATACTTTAATAGCTCCGCAAAtgattattagtattttaatttttcataaaaatattaaactaaaatttaaaaaatataaacatctttttttaaaaaaaataataatctgaaatatatcaacttattacaaaaatattgaaatttttgacTGATTTTGTTATTACTCAATTACTCTTCTCGAAATGTCGATATAAGACCGTCAATATTCTGAAAAACTATCTTCCTTGTATTGATGTTTCCTGTACGTAACACAGGCTATGTACATTGATCATGTAACTAATTATGTACTCCATTCGTCCCCCTTATTTTGTTTACAATCGGGGATGAGCTCGTCACGCATTCTAATACTCTCATAAAatgtagtttgataaattattttaattttttttctgaataaatattgaatgtttatatatttatacaaaaaagaaaaaattcaaaaataagttataaaatttgtttttatatgctcgttaaaatgcgtgtcgagcggttaaaaaaactataaataaatgagagtactccctccgtcccacccactAGTCTATCTACATTGTTTTCACGCATTACATTGTTttcacgtattttgagactcttaaaaagtatagtttcataacatttttttaaattatctttttttgaataaaaggttaaacatcaaatttttattcagaaaaaaaatttaaaaaatattataaaattatattttataagattttcaaaatatatgtcAGAAAATAACATAAACAACTTGCTGGTTCACTGAGAATGCGCAGCACTACAGGCATGACGGCAATCAAAATGACAAGAATTATAAACTGTTTTGCCAGAGAAAGAACCAACGCACGTGCCTTGTGACCGTcaaatgaaaaaatttaatctcgaattaatttaatttttttatagtgCACCTTCATCTATGTACTTTGTGAGTTTCTTCAGCACTGATACATCGTTCCACAATGTGTGGACTTCGTGTTCGTGAAACCGGAAGGAGAATCAGTTCGCATGGAATATACAACAACAAAAATCTGAAGAGGATTGGATTTAGTAGCAAAAGGACCATCATTTGTTTAAACTCTTGCTCGCCTACAAACATATCTCaacattttttcatattttagtaaataaattatttgtgcTTTGTTATCGTCAATCATTGTACAACTCTCTCGACTGGGATACATAGGAAGTACAAATCCCTCTTCGgataagtaaataaaatttacaacTGTCTCCACGTTCAAAAAAACTTTTCTTtgtaatcataatattatatatatttttatttagttatgtTTTACAAGATACCTGCATGGCAGAATAAAAcatcttttataattaaaataaacttttaagtaaattagttgatatatttatttattatattaagtaAGTATTTCTATTAAAAATGTTAAAtgagattttaataattaagcccgtcaaaaaatttataaataaatagactcgatatgtatgttttaataaaaaaattcaaatatatttaaattataatttaaaaaaatataataaaacatgttaaaattaaaGAGATAAAATGTCAATTAGTCCCATAAATAAGTATGGATACTGATTAATCAATTTATCCCGTATAACTTTTATGTTTTGTGTACCAGGACCAAAATACTAATTTTGCATTCAGTGTGTACcaaattatagagtttatatttagtttatttactaaaataaaagtcatttttataaaaaaatattttaggtaCGCGTGTTCAGTGTTGAATTTTGATTAGGATGAATTGTATTCACATGACACCTATTAAAATatctaattaatttataatttctttacCCAATTTCGTGCGGTActctttttctatataatagAAGATGAGCTGGGTTGAATTTTTACTATCGACTTGTAGAATGGCCTCTAAGCTGAAATATATTACTCTAACAAGTCTCACTGTACTCCTCCTAATGATCATAGTAACCTTCCACAGAAGTGCTGCAAAAACAAGGTATGAAGCCATAAGAATTTCTGCAATCATAGACAGCAGTACCCGTGTTGGAAAAGAAGCTAAAGTAGCTATGGAAATAGCTGCAAGAAACTTCAACACTACGTCTGTGCACCAGAAGATCTTTCTCCAGTTCCACGATATCCGAGAAATTCCTCTCCAAGCAGCAGGTTCATCACCATTTTACTCGCCTATCTCTCTTAGTTTATACATTTTCAAGGTGCATTATACTCTGATGTATGCAATGTTTATTGCTCGCTACAACTGCAAGTGAAGTTACAATTTCAGGAGCTTTATTCGGATCATGTTGATTTGTTatagaaatattttattatttttgcttgattaatttataatactagtttctcttctcttcttttttttttttcatttatatgcTATAAGTTAAAATTACCACAATACTATTGAAGCGTGAAGATATTTTTTAAATGCAGTTGGAGGAATTTTAAGAGAAAATGAGGCGCAAGCCCTTGTTTACATGGGTTCAGAAGAGGATGGTATTCGTCAGGTAGCTGAATTTGGAAACCTTGCTCAAGTGCCAGTCATTTCATTTGCATCAGATGCCATTCCGCAACGATTTAAGTCACTTCAGTGGCCTTATTTGGTTCAGATGTCCAGCAATGTCACAGAACAAATTCAGTGTGTTGTGGCTATAATCCGCTCCTTCTACTGGCAAAAAATTATTACCATAAACGAGCTAGACAGTAATGGTGCGGATTCTGGAACTTTTGCAGTTTTATCTGAAGCACTTTTCGGTTCTGGTGTTAAAATTGAGCACCGTTTAGTTCTTCCACCATTTGCTTCTATTATGGCTGATCCACAGAGCTTTATTCAGAACGAGGTAAAGGAGTTGGCAAGGAAAAATTCAAGAGTGTTCGTAATACTTAAGTCATCCATGTCAATGGCCACTCATTTATTTAGAGAAGCACAGAGAAGTGGACTTATGGGGATTGATTCAACATGGATTGTATTGGACGACATTTCAAACCTCATTCAGTATTCAAACACATCTGTTATCTCCTATATGGAAGGTGTTTTGGGAATCAAACcatatttctctgagaaaagcCCTGATTTTTTACACTTCAAATCCCAATTCAATGAAGATTTCCAATTAGAATATCCTGAAGTAGACAACTTAAATATTGGCATTAATGCTCTGCGAGCACACGACAGTATTACTGCAATTGCAAGGGCCCTGGTGCAATGTAGAAGTAGTAATATTAGTGACACTATATATAATCTGCTAAAGACATACTTAGCTGACCATGTCACTGGTCTAAGTACTAGTCAAATTCGTTTACATGACAAAGAGCTATCAGAATTCTCTTTGTACAGGCTTGTTAATGTTGAAAGAAACAGCCACAAAAGTATTGGATTCTGGTCACCAGAGTTTGGATTCTTTAAGGATCTTGTTGATTCCAGTCGTAGCGAAAGTATAACTGGAAGCAGCAGTATGGATGTGCTAACTGATGCAATTGGATATCCTGGAGGCATAAACAGAGTTCCAAAAGAATGGTGTATGTCTGTCTGTGGGAAGAAATTACTAATTGGAGTTCCTGGTAGAGCTTATTTTGACCAATTTGTAAAAGTAGACTGGAATAAAAGTTCTATCCTGGGGCAGCATCATATACATGGTTATTGCATTGATATTTTCTCTAAGGTGAGAAAAATTTTGGAGGAAAGTTGTTCTTGTCCATTGATCTTTGAATTTAAGCCACAGAACTGTACTTACGATGAACTGGTTGAATACGTGGCTAACGGGGTATGACAATCATCTCAattgtttgttttgatattaaAAGACATGTTTATCTTGCTAACTACTATATTTACCAATTTCAATTGAAGACTTATGATTCGCTTGTTGGGGACTTCACCATTCTAGCAAAACGATCAGACCTCGTGGATTTCACACAACCATATGATGTCTCAGGCTTGGCGGTGATAGTTACCGTTAATGATGACAAGTCATGGATATTCTTGAGACCGTTCACTACAGAAATGTGGGCATTGTCTTTTGCTCTCTTGATCTACACGGTGCTTGTAGTTTGGCTATTAGAAAGACAAACAAATCCAGAGTTTCAAGGACCTTGGCATGATCAGCTAAGTCTTGCAGTTTGGTTTACCTTCTCCATCATATTCTTTGCTCAGAGtaagttttataaattacaaaGTAGTATATTCATTATAGAAACAGTGCCAACTGCATTTCGCGTAGGACAGTAGAGGTAAGACTTGCGCCTTACCTAAATGAACTGTTGAACTGATATACAGGGGAAGAGGGGCGTAGCAACTACACCCGCGTGGTGGCATTTTCATGGTTTTTCGTCGTATTGGCCCTAACAACAATTTATACAGCCAGTCTATCTTCACAGTTAACTGTCACAAGGCTCAGACCGAATATAACAGATATAGATTGGCTAAGGACCACTAACGCGAAAGTTGGATGCGCTCCTGATTCATTTGTATGCAGATATTTGCAGGATGTTCTTGATTTTAAAGCTGAAAACATCATCAACGTGAGCAGTGAATATAAATATCCAGGTGAATTTGCAAGTGGCAACATTTCAGCAGCATTCATTGAACTCCCTTAC
This region includes:
- the LOC108206825 gene encoding protein IQ-DOMAIN 9, giving the protein MGAGGWLTKIISSKKEKNSKEKFIKVHSAPKSIDGMNEDISSQEEITYNDKNLVPLAITVEDIAAIRIQNAFRAYKARKVLRHLKGTARLRTLTLGSSASKQASITLGHLHTWSRIQSEIRARRVSMATEARIRQKKMESQLKLDSKLHGLEVEWSGGTETMEESLGKIHLREAASVKRERTMAYAFSHQWRATSNSDSNNSEIGKAIWGWSLTERWIAARPWESRALVQPSPKKALNRQSSKNGKIQKSPTMKLMPSVKSISPNGKGTIKGRKLSYGATDQEATSNKEQTAS
- the LOC108207782 gene encoding glutamate receptor 3.2-like, translated to MIIVTFHRSAAKTRYEAIRISAIIDSSTRVGKEAKVAMEIAARNFNTTSVHQKIFLQFHDIREIPLQAAVGGILRENEAQALVYMGSEEDGIRQVAEFGNLAQVPVISFASDAIPQRFKSLQWPYLVQMSSNVTEQIQCVVAIIRSFYWQKIITINELDSNGADSGTFAVLSEALFGSGVKIEHRLVLPPFASIMADPQSFIQNEVKELARKNSRVFVILKSSMSMATHLFREAQRSGLMGIDSTWIVLDDISNLIQYSNTSVISYMEGVLGIKPYFSEKSPDFLHFKSQFNEDFQLEYPEVDNLNIGINALRAHDSITAIARALVQCRSSNISDTIYNLLKTYLADHVTGLSTSQIRLHDKELSEFSLYRLVNVERNSHKSIGFWSPEFGFFKDLVDSSRSESITGSSSMDVLTDAIGYPGGINRVPKEWCMSVCGKKLLIGVPGRAYFDQFVKVDWNKSSILGQHHIHGYCIDIFSKVRKILEESCSCPLIFEFKPQNCTYDELVEYVANGTYDSLVGDFTILAKRSDLVDFTQPYDVSGLAVIVTVNDDKSWIFLRPFTTEMWALSFALLIYTVLVVWLLERQTNPEFQGPWHDQLSLAVWFTFSIIFFAQREEGRSNYTRVVAFSWFFVVLALTTIYTASLSSQLTVTRLRPNITDIDWLRTTNAKVGCAPDSFVCRYLQDVLDFKAENIINVSSEYKYPGEFASGNISAAFIELPYEKVFLNSHCKDYTVPKDMKYKGDRFGGLGFVFTKGSPLTFEVSKAILILSENGVLKQLYEKHFTPSSKCKASQTDLEDPGSLSWKSFWGLYFFSAAISTLSYILFAANRCHQLTK